A stretch of the Mesorhizobium sp. Pch-S genome encodes the following:
- a CDS encoding DUF6484 domain-containing protein, with translation MGETRERIDGVVIGIFLGFDSGAPLVVFPGNPKETAIAARSLTELASDEIGAEVALLFQDGDPGRPLVVGRIVEPVRRVSSPQITRDGERVCIVGEERIELRCGEATILMEKDGRIIIRGTYVTTQASATNRIRGGSIDLN, from the coding sequence ATGGGCGAAACACGCGAACGTATAGACGGGGTGGTCATAGGTATTTTCCTAGGTTTCGACAGTGGCGCCCCGCTTGTTGTCTTCCCTGGTAATCCAAAGGAGACGGCGATTGCCGCTCGCAGCTTGACCGAGCTTGCTTCCGACGAGATCGGCGCCGAGGTTGCTTTGCTGTTCCAGGATGGCGATCCGGGTCGCCCTTTGGTTGTCGGGCGTATTGTCGAACCTGTGCGCAGGGTGTCCTCACCGCAGATAACTCGCGACGGTGAACGGGTGTGCATCGTCGGCGAGGAGCGCATCGAATTGCGCTGCGGAGAGGCGACGATCCTCATGGAGAAAGATGGGCGCATCATCATCCGCGGCACTTACGTGACAACCCAGGCGAGTGCCACCAACAGGATCCGCGGCGGCTCGATCGACCTGAACTGA
- a CDS encoding HEAT repeat domain-containing protein, whose protein sequence is MGRANLNVTLRPPIVGDVVRQHVEQAAFLWAQRDTLMVTDLPDLKAVAGIDKRLEANLDALRIAGSASWPFVLAAYEDFPQKGELFLFTWLAIEQADERRIAEAVELGRRFEDAHGVVGALTWHKPQTIGPLVRDWIGGHDAFQRFLGVSACMGHKVDPKQMLARLIRDPEMRVRSVALRLAGTLKRTDLVTEIAICLDDVDEPPRLWASWALTELGSGDLAIAGLRKVAVAGGPDAMTALRAAIKAAPDQDVRAWLGELLKSPETAPLAVRASGMLGDRTLLHWLIRQMRVPALAVAAGTAFLELFPEAREDGRLFSVETLLLGQAFADHFDDDPPFLPVADNVKDWAKQRNLLD, encoded by the coding sequence ATGGGGCGTGCCAACCTTAACGTTACGCTGCGGCCACCGATTGTGGGCGACGTTGTCAGGCAGCACGTGGAACAGGCGGCCTTCCTGTGGGCCCAGCGTGATACGCTGATGGTGACGGACCTTCCCGACCTGAAGGCTGTCGCTGGCATTGATAAGCGGCTTGAGGCGAATCTCGACGCTCTGCGCATTGCTGGATCGGCCAGTTGGCCGTTTGTCCTCGCCGCCTATGAGGATTTTCCGCAGAAGGGCGAACTCTTCCTGTTCACCTGGTTGGCGATCGAACAGGCAGACGAAAGGCGTATCGCCGAAGCGGTGGAACTGGGTCGGCGGTTCGAAGATGCCCATGGTGTTGTCGGCGCGCTCACATGGCACAAACCGCAGACGATCGGTCCGCTCGTGCGCGATTGGATAGGGGGGCATGATGCTTTCCAACGTTTCCTCGGTGTGTCCGCATGTATGGGACACAAGGTCGATCCGAAACAGATGCTGGCGCGGTTGATTCGTGATCCGGAGATGCGCGTGCGCTCAGTCGCCTTGCGTCTTGCAGGGACGCTGAAACGTACCGACCTTGTCACCGAGATCGCAATTTGCCTGGATGATGTCGACGAACCTCCACGACTATGGGCTTCCTGGGCCTTGACGGAGCTCGGTTCGGGTGACCTGGCCATTGCCGGATTGCGCAAGGTGGCTGTCGCTGGCGGCCCCGATGCAATGACCGCGCTGCGCGCAGCGATCAAGGCGGCTCCAGACCAGGATGTCCGCGCATGGCTGGGTGAACTGCTCAAATCACCGGAAACCGCGCCGCTGGCCGTGAGAGCCTCGGGCATGCTTGGCGATCGCACGCTTCTACATTGGTTGATCCGCCAGATGCGTGTACCGGCGCTGGCCGTTGCAGCAGGAACCGCATTCCTCGAACTTTTTCCCGAAGCTCGCGAAGACGGCCGGCTTTTTTCGGTTGAGACGTTGTTGCTGGGGCAGGCTTTCGCCGATCATTTCGACGACGATCCGCCATTTCTGCCGGTCGCCGACAATGTGAAGGACTGGGCAAAGCAAAGAAATCTGCTCGACTAG
- a CDS encoding type VI immunity family protein, translated as MQVPPLSTALTQPLRVGDEVALKIMLDLTIYLEGPTERDFEFLLDLYERICPPARLREFKIAELPLWSSIAQPILTMHGRAAAAAGIRHPYFEPVRERIRQGRAFEAQFWDGLEIEEPPGSWSLNCRRIHLRSEGLFTFARLLVPLDTDLDVLISTALAVAENLPLHSGHGGLAFVYEPLLLDDAFDTIYSRARRFWGVDIEYMNATLPLTRNSIKGVNWITVVGNAFASKPGVRAALADLANVPSVTAIQRKQAIVLIAGERPSACDRNRPDASDVPYTTLANALAPLFLTEHPTFPGERFATAGNTMGWIRRFLDPAGWR; from the coding sequence ATGCAAGTCCCCCCTCTGTCCACCGCGCTTACACAACCTCTCAGGGTTGGTGATGAAGTTGCGCTGAAAATTATGCTGGATCTGACGATCTATCTCGAGGGACCGACCGAGCGCGATTTCGAATTTCTGCTTGACCTCTACGAAAGGATTTGTCCGCCTGCCAGACTGCGGGAATTCAAGATTGCCGAATTGCCACTATGGTCGTCGATCGCCCAGCCGATATTGACTATGCATGGACGAGCAGCTGCTGCCGCAGGCATCAGGCATCCTTATTTCGAACCGGTTCGCGAGCGTATACGTCAAGGCAGGGCCTTTGAAGCGCAGTTTTGGGACGGGCTGGAGATCGAGGAGCCACCTGGAAGCTGGAGCCTTAATTGCCGGCGCATTCATCTCAGAAGCGAAGGGCTGTTCACCTTCGCTCGATTGCTGGTGCCACTGGATACGGATCTTGATGTTCTGATCTCGACAGCGCTAGCGGTAGCCGAGAACCTACCCTTGCATTCAGGCCATGGCGGCCTGGCTTTCGTCTACGAACCCTTGCTCCTGGACGACGCCTTCGACACGATTTACAGCCGGGCGCGACGTTTCTGGGGCGTGGACATCGAGTACATGAATGCCACGCTGCCGTTGACGAGAAATAGCATAAAGGGCGTCAACTGGATTACAGTGGTCGGCAATGCCTTTGCCTCGAAACCAGGCGTTCGTGCCGCACTCGCGGACCTCGCCAACGTGCCGAGCGTGACTGCGATCCAACGCAAGCAAGCAATCGTCCTCATTGCGGGTGAGAGACCTTCAGCTTGCGATCGAAACCGGCCGGACGCCAGTGACGTTCCTTATACTACCCTGGCCAATGCACTTGCGCCGCTGTTTCTGACCGAGCACCCCACCTTCCCTGGTGAACGCTTTGCGACGGCCGGAAACACGATGGGTTGGATTCGCCGTTTTCTCGATCCAGCCGGGTGGCGTTGA
- a CDS encoding SMI1/KNR4 family protein, translated as MTEPLSLPELIEQLADALRIYDQLAFDEEYEHPLGKPCSPSELAILERKLGKPLPPSYRGFLELHNGWGELSGDAKLLSVEDQRAEWVEEHLADLQEIFAEFDQENPFENGALPVFLGEDSNQCLYIDPHTLRSNGEMDFVALDITTEERRFPDFTAFLVHKLNLLRDMIDNQKKGIPRDEAE; from the coding sequence ATGACCGAACCATTGTCGCTTCCGGAACTGATCGAGCAACTTGCCGATGCCCTGCGCATCTATGATCAATTGGCTTTCGACGAGGAATACGAGCATCCGTTGGGCAAGCCATGTTCGCCGAGCGAGCTTGCTATCCTGGAGAGGAAACTCGGCAAGCCACTTCCGCCCAGCTATCGAGGATTTCTAGAGCTTCATAACGGCTGGGGCGAGTTGTCAGGCGACGCAAAACTCCTTTCGGTTGAAGACCAAAGGGCCGAATGGGTCGAGGAACATCTCGCCGATCTACAGGAGATTTTCGCGGAATTCGATCAGGAGAACCCCTTTGAAAACGGCGCCCTCCCCGTTTTCCTCGGCGAAGATTCCAACCAATGCCTTTACATTGACCCGCATACGCTCCGCAGCAATGGCGAAATGGACTTCGTCGCACTCGACATCACCACCGAGGAAAGGCGCTTTCCTGATTTCACAGCATTCCTGGTCCATAAGCTAAACCTGCTTCGCGACATGATCGACAATCAGAAAAAAGGCATCCCTCGGGACGAAGCGGAATAG